One segment of Mycoplasma sp. E35C DNA contains the following:
- a CDS encoding phosphatidylglycerol lysyltransferase domain-containing protein has translation MLHLDLSKINELQNQINHFDQNHTYSALTYYSWSFYGLDVSYQLVDDKGIILDGKVDLKINFLHNILKDKFSPTQKVIIAPITKSDDQNSFLELISNQINHLKKDECVFIDDLTTKQLEWLKTKYQFEVVHETTSNYFYETKKLIDFAGKALQKKRNHLNYFLKNYANNAQIKINDQVDYDQLTEFFTSWIKQQNQTINYQPELDFYYAILDWIKQKKLNLTVLYYQEKIIGFSVSYSINNRCEIFIEHCDETYRGAYQYLLSNSLKIHHQNNELTDRQDDLASENISFSKSSYKPLYTISRYLIKLCSN, from the coding sequence ATGTTACATTTAGATTTATCTAAAATAAACGAACTTCAAAACCAAATTAATCATTTTGATCAAAATCATACTTATAGTGCATTAACTTATTATTCTTGATCGTTTTATGGTCTTGATGTAAGTTATCAACTAGTTGATGATAAAGGCATAATCTTAGATGGAAAAGTTGATTTAAAAATCAACTTTTTACATAATATCTTAAAAGATAAGTTTTCACCAACTCAAAAAGTGATTATTGCTCCGATTACAAAAAGTGATGATCAAAATAGTTTTTTAGAACTAATCAGTAACCAGATTAATCATCTTAAAAAAGATGAATGTGTTTTTATTGATGATCTAACTACTAAGCAGTTAGAATGATTAAAAACTAAATATCAGTTTGAGGTTGTTCATGAAACAACATCAAACTATTTTTATGAAACTAAAAAGCTAATTGATTTTGCTGGTAAAGCGTTGCAAAAAAAACGTAATCATCTTAACTATTTTTTAAAAAACTACGCAAATAACGCACAAATCAAGATTAATGATCAAGTTGATTATGATCAATTAACAGAGTTTTTTACGTCGTGAATTAAACAACAAAACCAAACAATTAATTACCAACCAGAATTAGATTTTTATTATGCAATTCTTGATTGAATTAAACAAAAAAAACTAAATTTAACCGTTTTGTATTACCAAGAAAAAATCATTGGTTTTAGTGTTTCTTATTCGATTAACAATCGTTGTGAAATTTTTATTGAACACTGTGATGAAACTTATCGTGGTGCTTATCAATACTTATTAAGTAATAGTTTAAAAATTCACCACCAAAACAACGAATTGACTGATCGCCAGGATGATTTAGCTAGCGAAAACATCTCGTTTTCAAAAAGTTCATACAAACCCTTATATACGATTAGTCGTTATCTAATTAAATTATGCTCGAACTAA
- the atpD gene encoding F0F1 ATP synthase subunit beta, with amino-acid sequence MNTKNNYGKVYQVIGPVVDVIFEKQEDLPNIYDCLIIDNNDQKLYLEVAQLIGDDIARCIAMGPTEGLARNVKVTSTNHPISVPVGTQVLGRMFNVIGEPIDDKKPLDANVKRMPIHRKAPSFADQSNELEVFETGIKVIDLLIPYAKGGKIGLFGGAGVGKTVLVQELIHNIATGHGGLSVFAGVGERTREGNDLYYEMIEGGVIDKTALVFGQMNEPPGARMRVALTGLTMAEHFRDANNQDVLLFIDNIFRFTQAGSEVSALLGRMPSAVGYQPTLAEEMGSLQERITSTKSGSITSVQAIYVPADDLTDPAPSTTFTHLDAKTVLDRNIASLGIFPAVNPLESTSRLLDPSVVGIQHYQTARKVQMILQKFLELQDIIAILGIDELSEEDKLIVSRARKIRNFLSQPFFVAEKFSGNKGKYVPINETIKGFAEIVEGKHDDLPEQAFFYVGSIDEAIEKAKTLQ; translated from the coding sequence ATGAATACAAAAAACAATTACGGTAAAGTTTATCAAGTGATTGGACCAGTAGTTGATGTTATCTTTGAAAAACAAGAAGATTTACCCAACATTTATGACTGTTTAATTATTGATAATAATGATCAAAAACTTTATTTAGAAGTTGCTCAACTAATTGGGGATGATATTGCTAGATGTATTGCGATGGGTCCAACCGAAGGATTAGCTCGTAATGTTAAAGTAACATCAACCAACCATCCGATTTCAGTGCCTGTGGGAACACAAGTATTAGGACGGATGTTCAATGTGATTGGTGAGCCAATTGATGATAAAAAACCCCTTGATGCGAACGTTAAAAGAATGCCAATTCACCGTAAAGCACCAAGTTTTGCTGATCAATCAAATGAACTAGAAGTTTTTGAAACAGGAATTAAAGTTATTGACTTACTAATCCCGTATGCTAAGGGTGGTAAGATTGGATTATTCGGTGGTGCTGGGGTTGGTAAAACCGTATTAGTTCAAGAATTAATTCACAACATTGCCACAGGTCATGGTGGTTTATCTGTCTTTGCTGGGGTTGGTGAAAGAACCCGTGAAGGTAATGATTTATACTACGAAATGATCGAAGGTGGGGTTATTGATAAAACTGCACTAGTCTTTGGTCAAATGAACGAACCCCCAGGTGCTAGAATGCGTGTAGCATTAACTGGTTTAACAATGGCTGAACACTTCAGAGATGCTAATAACCAAGATGTGTTATTATTCATTGATAATATCTTTAGATTTACCCAAGCAGGTTCTGAAGTATCTGCATTATTAGGTCGGATGCCTTCTGCGGTTGGTTATCAACCAACATTGGCTGAAGAAATGGGTTCATTACAAGAACGAATTACTTCAACTAAATCAGGTTCAATTACATCAGTTCAAGCAATTTACGTGCCAGCTGATGACTTAACTGACCCTGCTCCTTCAACAACATTCACGCACTTAGATGCAAAAACGGTTTTAGATCGAAATATCGCTTCATTAGGGATTTTCCCTGCGGTAAACCCGTTAGAATCAACTTCACGATTACTAGACCCAAGTGTGGTGGGAATTCAACACTACCAAACAGCTAGAAAAGTGCAAATGATTTTACAAAAATTCTTAGAATTACAAGATATTATTGCCATTCTAGGTATTGATGAACTATCAGAAGAAGATAAACTAATCGTTTCACGTGCTAGAAAGATCAGAAACTTCTTATCACAACCATTCTTTGTTGCTGAAAAATTCAGTGGTAACAAAGGTAAATACGTGCCGATTAATGAAACAATCAAAGGCTTTGCTGAAATCGTTGAAGGTAAACATGACGATCTACCTGAACAAGCATTCTTCTATGTTGGTTCAATTGATGAAGCAATTGAAAAAGCCAAAACTTTACAATAA
- a CDS encoding F0F1 ATP synthase subunit epsilon: MVNLKVLSPKGVLYDEQIEMLLVKGADGYAGFMKNTAPSIFTINHSIGYITTLDKTKKTVVIDDATLYCYKDTIKLFALDFIFADNLSYDEILERKNELENKIKYTTDSKELLRLQHALDLELLKLKEAK, encoded by the coding sequence ATGGTTAATCTCAAAGTGCTAAGCCCCAAAGGGGTATTGTATGATGAACAGATTGAAATGCTACTAGTAAAAGGTGCTGATGGCTATGCTGGTTTTATGAAAAACACCGCACCATCAATCTTTACGATTAACCATTCAATCGGCTACATTACAACATTAGATAAAACCAAGAAAACAGTTGTCATTGATGATGCAACTTTATATTGTTATAAAGATACAATCAAACTCTTTGCACTAGACTTTATTTTTGCAGATAACTTATCATATGATGAAATTTTAGAACGCAAAAATGAACTAGAAAATAAAATAAAATATACAACTGATTCTAAAGAACTACTTCGTTTACAACACGCCTTAGATCTTGAATTACTAAAATTAAAAGAAGCGAAATAA
- a CDS encoding DegV family protein, with amino-acid sequence MKKIAIITDSSSTIKDGEIKDVFVVPLQITVNNTQTFLDGVNIDQNQVYDLLVNDKKVDIKTSMPVIESMLKTTKQVADLYDHVFVIPLTSGLSGTFNQWKMVIDSELSDYKNISIIDSFDIAISLRWLVNDVKALIDQDKSISEITEYINNWKNRICTLIVVNDLTQLRKGGRISKMKSLIAGVLKISPIIMFHNGINQLIDKSINIKSAIDKCLEHVSKTLKLTKNKVIKMGFCHTFKQKTKVNEILKIINEKLGGYNGEKVDTAPITPVVGVHTGINAFSISFLIDK; translated from the coding sequence ATGAAAAAGATTGCAATTATTACCGATTCATCATCAACAATTAAAGATGGTGAGATTAAAGACGTTTTTGTAGTTCCATTACAAATTACGGTGAATAACACCCAAACGTTTCTAGACGGTGTGAATATTGACCAAAACCAAGTTTATGATCTTTTGGTTAATGATAAAAAAGTTGATATCAAAACATCAATGCCTGTGATTGAAAGTATGCTAAAAACAACCAAACAAGTAGCAGACTTATATGATCATGTGTTTGTAATTCCATTAACAAGTGGTTTAAGTGGAACATTTAACCAGTGAAAGATGGTGATTGACTCAGAATTAAGTGATTACAAAAACATCAGTATTATCGACAGTTTTGATATTGCAATCTCATTGCGCTGATTAGTTAATGATGTTAAAGCATTAATTGATCAAGATAAATCAATTAGTGAAATAACTGAATATATTAACAATTGAAAAAACCGCATTTGCACTTTAATCGTGGTTAATGATTTAACTCAATTAAGAAAAGGTGGTCGGATTTCTAAGATGAAATCACTGATTGCAGGGGTGTTAAAAATTAGTCCGATCATTATGTTTCATAATGGAATTAACCAATTGATTGATAAATCAATTAACATTAAATCAGCAATTGATAAATGCTTAGAACATGTTTCTAAAACCCTGAAATTAACCAAAAACAAAGTAATCAAGATGGGTTTTTGTCATACCTTTAAACAAAAAACCAAAGTTAATGAAATTCTAAAGATCATTAATGAAAAACTTGGTGGGTATAATGGTGAAAAAGTTGATACAGCACCAATCACCCCAGTTGTTGGTGTTCATACGGGAATTAATGCCTTTTCAATTAGTTTTTTAATTGATAAATAA